TGACACCTTTAATGCCGCATGAGCATAATAATAGACTACTGGAACACTTGGTTTTTGCTTTAGCTGAAGAACTGAACCTTAACCTTAAAAGTACTGGTTCAGTAACTTGTAAACGTCAAGATTTGTTGCGGGGTGTGGAACCAGATTCAAGTTTTTACATTCAAAATGAACCGATAATGAGACAAAAGCAAAATCTTGACTTGACACAAGACCCACCACCTGATTTAGTAATCGAGGTAGACTATACCAGTTCTTCTGTTGATAGAATGCCAATTTATCAAGCTTTGGGTGTACTGGAAGTTTGGCGTTATAACGAACCTGTAATGCAGATTTACCAACTGCGCGAGAATGTTTATGTTGCATGTGATATTTCCCCTACTTTTTCTAATTTGCCTTTAACTAGAGAAATTCCTCGATTTTTACAACAAAGTCTGAATATTGGGGAAATTGCGAT
Above is a genomic segment from Tolypothrix sp. NIES-4075 containing:
- a CDS encoding Uma2 family endonuclease — protein: MVTTAASSSQRAILQNISWQTFESILAEMGDNRATRLAYDQGILEIMTPLMPHEHNNRLLEHLVFALAEELNLNLKSTGSVTCKRQDLLRGVEPDSSFYIQNEPIMRQKQNLDLTQDPPPDLVIEVDYTSSSVDRMPIYQALGVLEVWRYNEPVMQIYQLRENVYVACDISPTFSNLPLTREIPRFLQQSLNIGEIAMIRSFRGWVRQQIVN